CTTGATACCATAAATGATCTGGATCAGCTAACGATCCAAAAATGGCTTCGTTCTTAAATAATGTTGCAAGTCCGACAACGATACCGAAAAAAGGAAATAAAAGTACGGGAACAATCATGGCACTTCCAAAGCGTTGAATGTTCTTCATCATGGAAAAAACACCACCTTTTCTTTTTAGTTGTTAAGACGATTTAATTGTATATTTGAAAACGCTTTATCACAATGGCATCAAAGGAAAGAGGGAGTTAAAAGCTAATTCGGGGTATTTTCCCACATGCCGGGAATTTTCCCAGAGGTAGTGATATGATCATATAAGAGTGAAAGGAGACGTTAGAATGATAGAAACTAAAAGGCTCTTGATACGGCCGTTCGTAAGTGATGACTTGCCAGCTTTATATGCTATCTTATCAGATAAAGAGACAATGACCTACTACCCGAGACCTTTTAATGTTGACGAAACACGAAGCTGGATAGAACGGAATCAACAAAGATATGTGGATGACGGGTTCGGATTATGGGCTGTGGTATTAAAGAGAACGAACGAGGTAATTGGAGACTGTGGTCTCGTATTACAAAACGTTGATGGCACTAAAGAAGTGGAGATCGGCTACCATATATCCAAGCATTATTGGGGGGAAGGCTACGCTACGGAAGCGGCAACAGCATGTCAACACTATGGGTTTTCGACTTTCAAATTGTCTAAGCTCATTAGTATCATCGATCCAGCAAACAGTCCTTCTGTTCGGGTAGCTGAAAAGACAGGCCTTACATTTGAAAAAGAAGCGTATGTGTTTCATAAATGGCATCATATTTACGCTATTCAACATCAAGGTCCTATGTGATAGAAGTGAGAAGGCTGAGCTAAGATTGGATAGAGGATATGTCTAGGGAAAGGCGCTCGTTTCTAGCGGAAGTTTATTATATTAGTCGTTGGTTCACTAAACTAGGAATGTTCTAAAGAATCCAGTGAAAAAACTATATCCTTATTGGATAAAATCTCAACAATCTTTTAAAATAGGGTGTGACGACACTTTATGAGAATGTTAAAAATAGTCTTAGTTTTAATTGCCTTATCAGTTCTTACAACGAGTGTCTATTCGTTCTTATCAGAGCGACCTGTACCTTTTTGGGTATTTCCTTTAGTAGGGGTGATGTTAAATCGTCCTAATTATCATCTCATTAAAATCAAAAACGTCAAAACCATAGTTTTTTAAACGGCTTTTAGCAAAATGTCTAAAAGTCGTTTCTTTTGTATATCGTGTTTAGCATTCTAGACTTTTGGAATGGCAATTTCTTTTAATGTAAGAAACTTCTAAAATAGTTGTAGACAGGCTGTTTATTTATAGTATCAAGAACACGTGACTAGCGCTCTGTTGTACACGTTAAGAGAGAAGCTAGTTTTAATGGTTGTCAGATAAATAACATGTTTGTATTTGTCCTTCATGGCAGTCGTTTAGGGAAAGTTATTAACATGAGGATACCCCGTGTTTTGTTGAACAATTAGTCTAACCGAGAGGATATAAGCCCCATAGACAAGAATCGAGAGCTAATAACCGTTAGCTTTTAATAAGGCCTTTATGAGGCTAAAAGCGACGTTTGACTTTCTTTTTGACTATGTTAGTATGAACGTGTTCTTTAAATGAACATGTTCATTAAATGATCTTGTTCATAAAACTTTATGGGAGGTATGTGAACTACATGACTTATTCAAAGGTTGAAAAGTCCATTTTTTGGCCCTCATTATTATTAATCTTAGGTGTCACGGTGCTGCTCGTTATTTTCAGACAAGATGCTGGGCCTACCTTAGAATCATGGCTTGAGCAAATTACGTATCGTTTAGATTGGGCGTTCGAACTTTTAACAATTGGTTTATTCATTATTTTATTATGGTTGATGTTAGGAAAGTACAGCCGAGTTAAGCTTGGTGGTGTGGATGATCAGCCGGAGTTTTCCAGGTTCAGCTGGGGAGGTATGTTGTTCTCTGCAAGTATGGGAACGAGTATTATGTTCTGGTCCATTGTTGAACCACTCTATTACTACACGTGGCCGCCATTTGGTTTGGAAGCAGAATCACATGCAGCTGCGGAGTATGCAGTCAGTTATGGATTATTTCATTGGGGGATTTCAGCATGGGCGCTATATGCTCTACCAGCTGTCGTGATGGCTTATAGCTTTTATGTGCTAAAAAATCCGTCATTAAAAATTAGTTCTGCCTGCCGAGGTGTGCTTGGAAAACATGCAGATGGCTTTGTTGGAAAAGCCATTGATGTTCTCGTTATTTGGAGTATGATAGGCGGTTTAGGGACATCGCTAGGTCTAGGTGTGCCAATGGTGTCTGCTGTACTCGGAAATTTAGTAGGGGTTGAACCCTCATTAACGTTGAATATTGTGATTATTATCATTTGGACGTTTATTTTTAGTACGAGTGCTTATTTCGGGCTTTATAAAGGGATTCGTAAATTAAGCGATTTGAATATTTATATGGCGCTTGGATTAGCTGTTTTTGTCATTATTGCAGGTCCGACGCTCTTTATCCTATCTTATTTTACGAATAGTCTCGGTGTCATGCTCGATAACTTTTTGTTGATGAGTTTGTATACAGATCCGATTAATCAAAGCGGATTTCCACAATCGTGGACGGTCTTCTATTGGGCTTGGTTTGCGGCAACGGCTCCGTTCATAGGGATTTTCGTTGCAAGGATTTCAAAGGGAAGAACAATACGGGAGCTTGTATTTAATGTTCTCTTATGGGGATCGTTAGGCAGCTGGTTGTACTTCGGTGTTTTCGGTGGCTATGCAATGGATTTACAGCTATCAGGTACGTTAGATTTAATAGGCATCCAAGCAGAATCAGGTGACCCGTCCGTCATTGTTGCCGTGTTAAATTCCTTACCAATGCCAGTACTCGTGTCTGCTTTCTTTGTAATTCTCGGCTTTATATTTTTAGCTACGTCGCTTGACTCTGCCAGTTATGTCATTGCAAGTGTGGCCACTGAAGAGTTGGGGCCTGAGTCACAGCCAGCACGCTGGCATCGTCTTATGTGGGGGATTCTGTTATCGGCTTTAGCCATTAGTCTTACGATGACGGGCGGATTAAATGTGGTTCAAACATCCTCTGTGCTCGTGGCGATACCTGTCCTACTTATGTATATTCTTATGACTGTCTCCTTGATAAAATGGTTAAAGAAGAATGAAGATAAACACGTTTATCACAGATAACTGTCCGTAAACCCCTCTGGTTCAAAATAGAGCGGAGAGTGGGAGGTAACGGCCGGTAATGTCCTGATTCACTAAACTACCAATCAATGGAGAAGAGAGAAAACGCCCACTGATTGAAGGTTCGTTCGATGTTAAGGGCGGGAAGTAGGGAGGCCAGACGAAAATGGTAAAGGGGAAAAAGGAAATTCAACGGGCTCGTATGTGGCGGTATTTTCTTGATGCTGCAACGGACGTGATTGAAGAAGAAGGGATTCAAAACGTCACCATTCGCAAAATTGCAGATCGAGCAGGCTATACGAGTTCCACAGCTTACAACTATTTTAAAGATCTCTCTCATTTAAAATTTTTCGCTGCGATGCGTTTTACGACGGATTATTTAAATGAGTTGCCAGATTATATGGCGAAGGGGAAAAATACGGTAGATAAGTGGCTGTATGCATGGGAGTGCTTTTGCAAGCATTCCTTTGAACAACCGGAGATTTATTCTGTCATATTTATGGGGAATCTCGGTGTAGAACCAGAGGAGCTTCTTGATCATTATTATGATGTATATAAAGATGATTTAAGCGGGTTGCCGGAAACGATCCAAGCTATCATTATGCAGCACAATTTCTCTAAGCGGAGCGCTCAATTCATACAAGGTGCTGTGGAGGAGGGCTTTATAAAACAAGAGGATGTGACACTTATTGCTGATATGACGCTGATGATATGGAAGGGTATGATGAATACCTATATGAATCATCGACGGACGGACACGAAACAAGAAGCGGCGGCTCGAACGGTCCATTTCGTTCAACAATGTGTGATCCGGTCAATTGATCCGTCGAGGCGGGATGAATTGGCGTTTAACCTGTAACAAATGAAAGGATGACAGACGTGGTTTTTAACATTAAAGATTCGCAAAAACGAAGGGTGAAAACAGATTTTCCCCGAGAGATAGAGAAAAAGGCGCATAGTTGGATTCCCATGTCAGACGGGAGGAAGTTAGCTGCTACTATTTGGTTGCCAGTAGATGCTGACGAGAACCCTGTTCCAGCTATTTTGGAATATATTCCTTACAGAAAAAACGATTTTACCGCAATTCGTGATTCTGTCAGACACCCTTATTTTGCAGGGCACGGCTATGCCAGTATTCGTGTGGATATTGGCGGAACCGGTGATTCAGATGGCTATTTAAAAGATGAATATTTAAAGCAAGAACAAGATGACGCCTTAGAAGTGCTCAGCTGGATTGAACAACAAGCATGGAGTACTGGTGCAGTAGGTATGATCGGAAAATCGTGGGGAGGATTTAATAGTCTTCAAGTGGCCGCACGTCAGCACCCGGCCCTTAAAGCGATTATTACCCTTTGTTCAACAGACGATCGTTATGCGGATGATGTCCATTATCGTGGTGGTAATGTCCTTGCTTCAGATATGCTTTGGTGGGCATCCACAATGTTTGCCTATAATGCTCGTCCTCAAGATCCAGAGGTAGTTGGTGAAGCCTGGAAAGAAAATTGGCTCGAACGCTTGGAGAAAACACCACCTTTTGTAGAAGAGTGGTTGCGTCACCAGAGACGGGATGATTATTGGAAACATGGTTCTGTCTGTGAGAACATTGAGGATATTACGATACCGGTCTTCGCTGTAAGTGGCTGGCAAGATGGGTACACAGATGCTGTTTTTCGGCTTCTACAAGATTTACCTGGTGAGAGTAAAGGTTTAGTTGGTCCTTGGGCCCATGAATACCCGGAAGTAGCAACACCAGAACCGGCAATTGGATTTTT
The DNA window shown above is from Salipaludibacillus agaradhaerens and carries:
- a CDS encoding BCCT family transporter produces the protein MTYSKVEKSIFWPSLLLILGVTVLLVIFRQDAGPTLESWLEQITYRLDWAFELLTIGLFIILLWLMLGKYSRVKLGGVDDQPEFSRFSWGGMLFSASMGTSIMFWSIVEPLYYYTWPPFGLEAESHAAAEYAVSYGLFHWGISAWALYALPAVVMAYSFYVLKNPSLKISSACRGVLGKHADGFVGKAIDVLVIWSMIGGLGTSLGLGVPMVSAVLGNLVGVEPSLTLNIVIIIIWTFIFSTSAYFGLYKGIRKLSDLNIYMALGLAVFVIIAGPTLFILSYFTNSLGVMLDNFLLMSLYTDPINQSGFPQSWTVFYWAWFAATAPFIGIFVARISKGRTIRELVFNVLLWGSLGSWLYFGVFGGYAMDLQLSGTLDLIGIQAESGDPSVIVAVLNSLPMPVLVSAFFVILGFIFLATSLDSASYVIASVATEELGPESQPARWHRLMWGILLSALAISLTMTGGLNVVQTSSVLVAIPVLLMYILMTVSLIKWLKKNEDKHVYHR
- a CDS encoding TetR/AcrR family transcriptional regulator; this translates as MVKGKKEIQRARMWRYFLDAATDVIEEEGIQNVTIRKIADRAGYTSSTAYNYFKDLSHLKFFAAMRFTTDYLNELPDYMAKGKNTVDKWLYAWECFCKHSFEQPEIYSVIFMGNLGVEPEELLDHYYDVYKDDLSGLPETIQAIIMQHNFSKRSAQFIQGAVEEGFIKQEDVTLIADMTLMIWKGMMNTYMNHRRTDTKQEAAARTVHFVQQCVIRSIDPSRRDELAFNL
- a CDS encoding GNAT family N-acetyltransferase, producing the protein MIETKRLLIRPFVSDDLPALYAILSDKETMTYYPRPFNVDETRSWIERNQQRYVDDGFGLWAVVLKRTNEVIGDCGLVLQNVDGTKEVEIGYHISKHYWGEGYATEAATACQHYGFSTFKLSKLISIIDPANSPSVRVAEKTGLTFEKEAYVFHKWHHIYAIQHQGPM